One genomic window of Candidatus Dadabacteria bacterium includes the following:
- a CDS encoding EVE domain-containing protein, which produces MNYWLVKSEPFKYSWDDFIRDGRTYWDGVRNHQARNNLKAMKNGDKALFYHSNEGLEIVGVANVVRESYQDPTTEDDRWVAVDLEPDAALSRPVALRDIKADPAFADMEIVRQSRLSVTPVLKKHFDLLMKKGKRKPL; this is translated from the coding sequence ATGAACTACTGGCTGGTCAAGTCCGAGCCGTTCAAATACTCATGGGATGATTTCATCCGGGACGGCCGCACATACTGGGACGGAGTGCGAAACCATCAGGCGCGCAACAACCTGAAGGCAATGAAAAACGGAGACAAAGCGCTTTTCTACCACAGCAACGAGGGCCTTGAAATCGTGGGAGTCGCAAACGTGGTAAGAGAAAGTTATCAGGACCCCACCACCGAAGACGACAGATGGGTGGCGGTTGACCTTGAACCGGACGCCGCTCTCTCCCGCCCGGTGGCGCTCAGGGATATTAAGGCGGACCCCGCGTTTGCGGACATGGAAATAGTCCGGCAAAGCCGCCTCTCCGTAACGCCGGTTCTGAAAAAGCATTTTGACCTGCTGATGAAAAAGGGGAAACGCAAACCTTTGTAA
- a CDS encoding dihydroneopterin aldolase produces MTVISIENLRLRTVVGIFEWEKKILQEVVVNVEARIDCPDPLAIGDDISGTLDYKALNKKIIRFVEDGRFNLLETIAGGIARIVLEDDKALEATVRVDKPGALRFADSVSVTHTAQRRGEDG; encoded by the coding sequence TTGACGGTCATAAGCATAGAAAACTTGCGGCTCAGAACGGTCGTGGGAATTTTTGAATGGGAAAAGAAAATCCTTCAGGAGGTGGTCGTCAATGTTGAGGCGCGTATAGACTGCCCAGACCCTCTGGCAATAGGAGACGATATCTCCGGCACTCTGGACTACAAGGCGCTGAACAAAAAGATCATCAGGTTTGTGGAAGACGGCCGTTTCAACCTTTTGGAAACCATAGCGGGCGGCATTGCGCGGATAGTTCTTGAGGATGACAAGGCGCTTGAGGCAACCGTCAGAGTGGACAAGCCCGGCGCGCTCAGGTTTGCCGATTCGGTCTCTGTCACACACACGGCTCAGAGGCGGGGGGAGGACGGTTGA
- a CDS encoding heme lyase CcmF/NrfE family subunit, whose translation MNPHELGSAAVALSFLLSVYSLVLSFAGAALRRPRLVRSAENAVSATFFLLLAATGLLLAELASLNFGLKYVAMNTSSDLPLVYRLTALWAGQSGSLLLWCLILSAYSAVFVLRGDGANKPYVTGVLSGVTVFFVFLIAFVENPFETLPFTPSEGRGLNPILQNPYMAIHPLALYAGYVGVTVPYALGMGAMLGDGDSGWAERARKWAVFSWIFLSLGLLLGARWAYMELGWGGYWAWDPVENAAFMPWLSGTAFLHSVMVQRKKNMFTKWNILLASVTFFLAVFGTFITRSGIISSVHSFALSDIGPMFAGFLLFIAVFSAGVFIFGKRDFGSGGGFESALSRESAFVFNNVLFLSAAFVVFLGTVFPIISEAVTGDRILVGPPYFNRLNVPVGLVLISLMGVGTVLPWRGLPPRAFAGAVSVPLLCAGAVLAALAFYGIRSPAALAAFSLCAFCLASSASGILKVASRRKASLLGGHIVHIGVAVIVAGVTASSIFADKHEVTMKPGNTFSVRGYELKYLSTDRSVTPAKNVVSARIEVSGGGRPAGVIFAEKNLYLYEGNREINRETEVGLLSSWKDDLYVVLMEAADDGSVLLAVALNPLVSWIWAGGAILLFGAALTFTGGRK comes from the coding sequence ATGAACCCGCATGAGTTGGGCTCCGCCGCGGTCGCCCTGAGTTTTCTTCTTTCGGTTTACTCCCTTGTTCTTTCTTTTGCGGGAGCGGCGTTGCGCCGTCCGCGCCTTGTCCGTAGCGCGGAAAACGCGGTTTCGGCAACATTCTTTCTGCTCCTTGCGGCGACCGGGCTTTTGCTCGCCGAACTGGCCTCGCTGAACTTCGGGCTCAAATATGTGGCAATGAACACCAGTTCCGACCTGCCGCTTGTTTACCGTCTTACGGCGTTGTGGGCCGGGCAGAGCGGCTCGCTGTTGCTGTGGTGTCTTATCCTTTCCGCATACTCGGCGGTTTTCGTCCTTCGCGGCGATGGCGCGAACAAGCCGTACGTGACGGGCGTCCTGTCGGGCGTAACGGTGTTCTTTGTGTTTCTGATTGCCTTTGTGGAAAATCCGTTTGAAACACTTCCCTTCACCCCGTCCGAGGGCAGGGGGCTGAACCCCATACTCCAGAATCCCTACATGGCCATACACCCGCTCGCCCTTTATGCCGGTTATGTGGGCGTGACGGTTCCCTATGCGCTTGGCATGGGGGCCATGCTGGGCGACGGCGACTCCGGGTGGGCGGAACGCGCGCGCAAATGGGCGGTTTTCTCCTGGATATTTCTCAGTTTGGGGCTGCTTCTGGGGGCGAGGTGGGCGTATATGGAACTGGGCTGGGGCGGCTACTGGGCATGGGACCCGGTTGAAAATGCGGCGTTTATGCCGTGGCTGTCGGGCACTGCGTTTCTTCACTCCGTAATGGTTCAGAGAAAGAAGAACATGTTTACGAAGTGGAACATACTGCTTGCATCCGTAACTTTTTTTCTCGCCGTTTTCGGAACATTTATAACCCGCAGCGGCATTATCTCATCCGTGCATTCGTTTGCCCTGTCGGACATAGGCCCGATGTTTGCCGGTTTTCTTCTCTTCATAGCGGTTTTTTCGGCGGGTGTTTTTATTTTCGGAAAGAGGGATTTCGGTTCGGGAGGCGGTTTTGAGTCCGCTCTTTCACGCGAGAGCGCGTTTGTGTTCAACAATGTTCTGTTTCTTTCCGCGGCGTTTGTAGTGTTTCTGGGGACGGTTTTCCCCATCATTTCCGAGGCGGTAACCGGAGACCGCATTCTTGTGGGCCCGCCTTATTTCAACCGGTTGAACGTTCCCGTCGGGCTGGTTCTCATATCCCTTATGGGTGTGGGAACGGTTTTGCCGTGGCGTGGCCTGCCGCCGCGCGCGTTTGCCGGGGCGGTCTCCGTCCCGCTTTTGTGCGCCGGTGCGGTTCTGGCGGCTCTTGCGTTTTACGGAATCCGCAGCCCCGCCGCGCTTGCCGCGTTTTCCCTGTGCGCTTTCTGCCTTGCCTCCTCCGCAAGCGGCATACTGAAGGTCGCCTCAAGGCGGAAGGCGTCTCTGCTTGGCGGTCACATTGTCCACATCGGGGTCGCCGTCATAGTCGCCGGTGTTACCGCCTCGTCCATTTTTGCGGACAAACACGAGGTGACCATGAAACCGGGAAACACCTTTTCCGTGCGCGGCTATGAACTGAAATACCTCTCAACCGACCGCAGTGTTACGCCCGCAAAGAATGTTGTTTCCGCGCGGATTGAGGTCTCCGGCGGCGGTCGTCCGGCGGGGGTTATCTTTGCCGAAAAAAACCTGTATCTGTATGAGGGCAACAGAGAGATAAACCGCGAGACCGAGGTGGGGTTGCTCTCGTCATGGAAGGATGACCTTTATGTGGTGCTTATGGAGGCCGCGGATGACGGTTCGGTTCTGCTGGCGGTGGCGTTGAATCCCCTTGTTTCGTGGATATGGGCGGGAGGCGCAATCTTGCTTTTCGGAGCCGCGCTGACCTTTACCGGGGGGCGCAAATGA
- a CDS encoding M3 family oligoendopeptidase: MKISGDYNARGVRWDLSDLYAAPDDPAIERLMKDCLRRARAFEKKYRGAVASLSARRFAAMLKTLESITAATAKTYCYAQLLHASNTDDPKAGALLQFVREKRSGISGHLLFFDVEWVRAPDTAARKLLGGRELAPYRHFLTTKRLYKPHTLSEKEEKVVMDKSVTGASAFKRLFDEILADMRFDVKTRKSTKKLNETATLSLLYSPDRDTRKAAARALTRGLEKNSKPLTFIFNTLVADHWLDDNMRSYETPISSRNLSNEIDDSMVEGLLAECEANYGMVSRYYRFKKKLLGLPSFADYDRYAPVSASRKKTSYPDARRMVLESLGKFSPEMAAVARLFFTNNWIDAECRNGKYGGAFSHPVVPSAHPYILMNYQGGPRDVMTLAHEMGHGIHQYLSRKKGYFLSDAPLTTAETASVFSEMLVFQEMKRRAPKKDRLALLCGKIEECFATVFRQTVMTRFEQSLHESRRSEGELTKERISELWTAANRAMFGSSVNLTRDYGLWWIYVPHFIHSPFYCYSYSFGELLALSLYDEYTRRGGDFVSGYLDLLSSGGSDNPAALVRKTGVDITAPGFWAKGFSILGDMVDEAVSLA, encoded by the coding sequence TTGAAGATTTCCGGCGACTACAATGCAAGGGGTGTCCGGTGGGACCTTTCGGATTTGTACGCCGCCCCGGACGACCCCGCAATAGAGCGGTTAATGAAGGACTGCCTGCGGCGCGCCCGCGCTTTTGAGAAAAAATACAGGGGCGCGGTCGCATCCCTGTCCGCGCGGCGTTTTGCGGCGATGCTGAAAACCCTTGAGTCCATAACCGCCGCCACCGCAAAGACTTACTGCTACGCGCAGCTTCTTCACGCCTCAAACACGGACGACCCGAAGGCGGGCGCGCTTTTGCAGTTTGTCCGCGAGAAACGCTCCGGGATAAGCGGACACCTTCTGTTTTTTGACGTGGAGTGGGTCAGAGCCCCGGACACCGCCGCGCGAAAACTGCTCGGCGGTCGCGAACTTGCCCCGTATCGCCATTTTCTCACAACAAAGCGCCTTTATAAACCGCATACCCTCAGTGAGAAAGAGGAAAAGGTTGTCATGGACAAGTCCGTTACCGGCGCATCGGCTTTCAAACGGCTTTTTGACGAAATCCTCGCGGACATGCGCTTTGATGTGAAGACCCGCAAATCCACAAAGAAACTCAATGAGACCGCCACTCTCTCCCTGCTTTACAGCCCCGACAGAGACACCAGAAAAGCCGCCGCGCGCGCCCTCACACGGGGCCTTGAGAAAAACTCAAAGCCCCTGACTTTTATCTTCAACACGCTTGTCGCAGACCACTGGCTTGACGACAACATGAGGTCGTATGAAACACCCATCTCCTCGCGAAACCTCAGCAATGAGATTGACGACTCCATGGTGGAGGGTCTGCTTGCGGAGTGCGAGGCCAACTACGGCATGGTGAGCCGCTACTACCGTTTCAAGAAAAAACTGCTCGGATTGCCGTCTTTTGCCGATTATGACCGCTACGCGCCGGTTTCAGCCTCGCGCAAAAAAACCTCATACCCGGATGCCCGCAGGATGGTGCTTGAGTCTCTGGGCAAATTCTCCCCTGAAATGGCGGCGGTCGCGCGGCTTTTTTTCACGAACAACTGGATAGACGCCGAGTGCAGGAACGGTAAATACGGCGGAGCTTTCAGCCATCCGGTTGTCCCGTCCGCGCACCCGTATATTCTGATGAACTATCAGGGCGGCCCGCGCGACGTGATGACGCTTGCCCACGAAATGGGGCACGGAATTCACCAGTATCTCTCCCGCAAAAAAGGGTATTTCCTCTCGGACGCGCCGCTCACCACCGCCGAGACGGCGAGCGTGTTTTCCGAGATGCTTGTGTTTCAGGAGATGAAACGCCGCGCTCCGAAAAAGGACCGCCTTGCGCTGCTGTGCGGAAAAATTGAAGAGTGCTTTGCGACCGTATTCCGCCAGACCGTGATGACACGTTTTGAGCAGTCCCTTCACGAGTCGCGCCGCTCCGAGGGCGAACTCACAAAAGAGCGCATAAGCGAGTTGTGGACGGCCGCCAACCGCGCCATGTTCGGCTCCTCCGTAAACCTTACACGCGACTACGGGCTGTGGTGGATATATGTTCCCCATTTCATCCATTCGCCGTTTTACTGCTACTCATACTCGTTTGGCGAGCTTCTGGCTCTCTCCCTCTACGATGAATACACGCGGCGCGGGGGCGATTTTGTCTCCGGCTATCTGGACCTTCTGTCATCGGGGGGAAGCGACAACCCGGCGGCGCTTGTGCGAAAAACCGGCGTTGACATAACCGCGCCGGGATTCTGGGCGAAAGGGTTTTCCATTCTCGGAGACATGGTTGACGAGGCCGTTTCCCTTGCCTGA
- the meaB gene encoding methylmalonyl Co-A mutase-associated GTPase MeaB — protein sequence MALSTNPQTLVKEMTKGGRGALARLISLAEGGKINTAALLSEAGLDWSNTPVVGITGPPGAGKSTLTDKLVEVFRKNGSSVGVIAIDPSSPFTGGALLGDRVRMGGHSADDGVFIRSLGSRGSLGGLSRATGDIIKLMSASGAGCVVVETVGVGQSELDIIEVADTVTVVLVPESGDSIQTMKAGIMEIGDIFVVNKSDRKGAQALAAELRGTLAIRAGAKAAWKPPVLLTKAVDGTGVEEVAREIEKHGDFLRRSGALEQKRRERTKNELIREAERALSALLAESVRDGEPASGVVSSVLAGRLSIAEGAQDIARILTGGGGGK from the coding sequence ATGGCGCTGTCAACAAATCCCCAAACACTTGTTAAAGAGATGACAAAAGGCGGCAGGGGCGCGCTTGCCCGCCTTATAAGTCTTGCCGAGGGCGGGAAGATCAACACCGCCGCCCTTCTGTCCGAAGCGGGCCTTGACTGGAGCAACACTCCGGTGGTGGGAATCACGGGGCCTCCCGGAGCGGGCAAAAGCACTCTTACGGACAAACTGGTTGAGGTGTTCCGCAAAAACGGCTCCTCAGTCGGGGTGATTGCGATAGACCCGTCCAGCCCGTTTACCGGCGGGGCGCTGCTGGGAGACCGGGTGCGCATGGGCGGCCACTCCGCCGATGACGGCGTGTTTATAAGAAGCCTCGGCTCGCGCGGCTCTCTCGGAGGGCTTTCCCGCGCCACGGGCGACATCATCAAACTTATGAGCGCGTCCGGGGCGGGCTGCGTGGTGGTTGAAACAGTGGGCGTCGGGCAGAGCGAACTTGACATCATTGAGGTTGCCGACACGGTAACGGTGGTTCTCGTTCCCGAATCGGGCGATTCCATTCAGACAATGAAGGCGGGCATAATGGAAATAGGAGACATATTTGTTGTGAACAAGTCAGACAGAAAGGGCGCGCAGGCCCTCGCGGCGGAGCTGCGGGGAACGCTCGCCATAAGGGCGGGGGCAAAAGCCGCGTGGAAGCCGCCGGTGCTGCTCACAAAGGCGGTTGACGGAACGGGGGTTGAGGAGGTGGCGCGGGAGATTGAAAAACACGGCGATTTCCTCCGCCGGAGCGGAGCGCTTGAGCAAAAGCGGCGCGAGAGGACGAAAAACGAACTTATAAGGGAGGCCGAACGCGCGCTGTCGGCGCTTCTTGCCGAATCCGTCCGGGACGGCGAGCCCGCCTCAGGCGTGGTCTCGTCCGTTCTCGCGGGGCGGCTTTCCATAGCGGAGGGCGCGCAAGACATAGCGCGCATTCTCACAGGCGGAGGCGGGGGAAAATGA
- a CDS encoding cytochrome c maturation protein CcmE has translation MGAAGVRIALAALVVVLSVAYLVYDGVTDTMVYYLTVPELKQTAVEGSRYRVSGPVEEDSIRKHPGGEITFSIAENGDRLPVAYRGTVPDTFREGVEAVVEGVYTEGRPFDADLLLAKCPTKYESSYESEGRR, from the coding sequence ATGGGGGCGGCGGGAGTCAGGATCGCCCTTGCGGCGCTGGTTGTTGTGCTGTCCGTGGCATACCTTGTGTATGACGGCGTTACGGACACAATGGTTTACTATCTGACTGTTCCCGAACTGAAACAGACTGCGGTTGAGGGAAGCAGATACAGGGTTTCCGGGCCGGTGGAGGAAGACAGCATCCGCAAGCACCCCGGAGGGGAGATTACTTTCTCCATAGCGGAAAACGGCGACCGGCTGCCGGTCGCCTATCGCGGAACTGTTCCCGACACCTTCAGGGAAGGGGTTGAGGCCGTTGTGGAAGGCGTTTATACGGAGGGCCGTCCCTTTGACGCCGACCTTCTTCTTGCCAAGTGTCCCACAAAATACGAGTCTTCATACGAGAGTGAAGGGCGCAGATGA
- the mce gene encoding methylmalonyl-CoA epimerase, producing MKGENGSLYHIAIAVRDLESSEKLYETVMGLKVTHREEVEEQGVRAAMLQPQSGEGTAIELLEPTGEDSPIHKFLETKGEGIHHICFFVDDIEKSLEELKKRGVRLVDETPRTGAYNSLVAFIHPKAMNGVLVELAQMAG from the coding sequence ATGAAAGGAGAAAACGGAAGTCTTTACCATATCGCCATAGCGGTCAGAGACCTTGAAAGTTCCGAGAAACTTTACGAGACGGTTATGGGGCTGAAGGTTACGCACCGCGAGGAGGTGGAGGAGCAGGGCGTCCGTGCGGCGATGCTTCAACCGCAAAGCGGGGAGGGGACGGCGATTGAGTTGCTTGAGCCCACCGGGGAGGATTCCCCCATACACAAATTTCTTGAAACAAAGGGCGAGGGCATCCACCATATATGTTTCTTTGTTGACGACATAGAGAAGTCGCTTGAAGAGTTGAAAAAGCGGGGTGTCCGCCTTGTGGACGAGACGCCGAGGACGGGCGCTTACAATTCACTGGTGGCGTTTATCCACCCCAAGGCGATGAACGGCGTTCTTGTGGAACTGGCGCAGATGGCCGGTTAG
- the tatA gene encoding twin-arginine translocase TatA/TatE family subunit, translating into MGSIGMTELVIVLVIVLLVFGPGRLGSIGSSLGKGIRNFRDSLDGNDSPDKTDGGSKGDSSGSGSETGSGAEFRAPKD; encoded by the coding sequence ATGGGCTCAATAGGCATGACCGAACTTGTAATAGTTCTCGTAATCGTTCTTCTGGTTTTTGGTCCGGGGCGGCTCGGCTCAATCGGGTCTTCGCTTGGGAAGGGAATAAGAAACTTCCGGGACTCGCTTGACGGAAATGACTCCCCCGACAAAACCGACGGCGGGAGCAAAGGCGACTCTTCCGGCTCCGGTTCGGAGACCGGCTCCGGGGCGGAGTTTCGCGCCCCCAAAGACTGA
- a CDS encoding c-type cytochrome has product MTGLRAFVLFAAFALLPPVLPAFASPEGEELFVKHRCVRCHTVGRGRFAGPDLKGVFDRHSRETVLLWITDPSAVYAAEGRMPVNEGYPPMPPTGVGSRDAEILADYLFYLKDAPPPPPDGGVISGKVINRTAEAPAQNVTVSLGSFLGDRLVSSRSEETAADGGFAFRGLSWSAAHKLSINSNGVAYETAGMVFKPAQNEIEVDLPIYDPSRSDKFVRTELHHLIIEPFEGGARVVEFLELSNTGKTAFISSGAGALAGVPAGAESVRIVHGAGGGDSFTLLPGASRVALSYTVPARGASAAFAKKLQYKTESFVVVSPETGGIAVEGLGEGGRVSGEGGEDLFRWSGEGLPKGKRISVSVHSSRESRPAWILPFAVFALVIAGAVLFGRFWKRG; this is encoded by the coding sequence TTGACCGGTCTGCGTGCTTTTGTCCTTTTTGCCGCGTTTGCGCTTTTGCCTCCGGTTTTGCCCGCTTTCGCCTCGCCGGAGGGGGAGGAACTGTTTGTCAAACACAGGTGCGTCCGTTGCCATACGGTTGGAAGGGGAAGGTTTGCGGGGCCCGATTTGAAAGGGGTTTTTGACAGGCATTCACGCGAAACCGTTCTCCTGTGGATAACCGACCCCTCAGCCGTTTACGCCGCAGAGGGACGCATGCCGGTAAACGAGGGTTATCCCCCCATGCCGCCCACGGGTGTCGGTTCGCGGGATGCGGAAATCCTTGCGGACTACCTGTTTTACCTGAAAGACGCCCCGCCTCCTCCTCCGGACGGCGGGGTTATATCGGGAAAGGTCATAAACCGGACGGCGGAAGCGCCCGCGCAGAACGTTACCGTTTCCCTCGGCTCTTTTCTGGGAGACCGCCTTGTTTCCTCGCGCTCCGAAGAGACGGCTGCGGACGGCGGCTTTGCCTTCCGGGGGCTTTCGTGGAGCGCGGCGCACAAACTGTCCATAAACAGCAACGGCGTCGCTTATGAGACCGCCGGCATGGTGTTCAAGCCCGCGCAAAATGAGATAGAGGTTGACCTGCCGATATACGACCCTTCCCGTTCGGACAAGTTTGTCCGCACGGAACTTCACCACCTCATCATTGAGCCGTTTGAGGGAGGGGCGAGGGTCGTGGAGTTTCTGGAACTGTCCAACACGGGAAAGACCGCGTTTATTTCATCTGGCGCGGGCGCGCTTGCAGGTGTTCCCGCCGGGGCGGAAAGTGTCAGGATTGTTCACGGCGCGGGCGGCGGAGACTCCTTCACCCTGCTTCCGGGCGCAAGCAGGGTTGCGCTGTCATACACCGTTCCCGCGCGCGGCGCGTCCGCCGCTTTTGCGAAGAAACTTCAATACAAAACAGAGTCTTTTGTTGTTGTTTCCCCCGAAACCGGAGGCATTGCGGTTGAAGGTCTCGGCGAAGGCGGGCGCGTCAGCGGTGAGGGCGGGGAGGATTTGTTCCGGTGGAGCGGAGAGGGTCTGCCAAAGGGAAAGCGGATATCCGTATCCGTCCATTCCTCGCGGGAAAGCCGCCCGGCGTGGATTTTGCCGTTTGCCGTTTTTGCGCTTGTCATCGCGGGCGCGGTTTTGTTTGGACGGTTTTGGAAGAGGGGTTGA
- a CDS encoding Rne/Rng family ribonuclease, whose translation MKKQILISRTSGEIRIAVVEDGTLAELQVERNSSSRISGNIYKARVLNSSSAIRASFVDIGEEKAGIVSWKDIHAQNGAGGGSPVAEGADLIVQAVKEPVSGKGPRMKARVSLVGKYVILSSDSDRTSLSKRIGSGARGRVGKILDAIRPENMGLIARTAALDKDSGLIEKEVKSLKGVWDNIVQQSRIMPAPSLLYREPPVYLSAVRDFASPNDEIIADDWEVLADINRYIDENFPGENVSIGYHSSDSPLFRDFGMEQEIDDLLKRKVRLKSGGDMIIEEAEGLTVIDVNTGAGTGGGFGALLRTNLEAAAEAARQIRLRNLVGIIVIDFIDMGHADMKKISGAFEQEMKRDRTSHTISEMSEFCVLQLTRKRSRESVAKTLSEPCAVCEGTGLVKSKETVCYEIIRDMEQHNLIARGGEIRVRAHRDVIDTIKSVEAELFEGFERKGVNVVCEETDGETGEFSVTGEWKI comes from the coding sequence ATGAAAAAGCAGATACTCATAAGCCGCACTTCGGGCGAGATACGAATAGCCGTGGTTGAGGACGGAACGCTTGCGGAGTTGCAGGTGGAGAGGAATTCGTCCTCGCGCATCTCCGGCAACATTTACAAGGCGAGGGTTTTGAATTCAAGTTCCGCCATCAGGGCGTCTTTTGTTGACATCGGCGAGGAAAAGGCGGGCATTGTGTCGTGGAAAGACATACACGCGCAAAACGGCGCGGGCGGCGGCTCTCCCGTTGCCGAGGGCGCAGACCTTATCGTTCAGGCGGTCAAAGAGCCGGTTTCCGGCAAGGGGCCGAGGATGAAGGCGCGCGTCTCGCTTGTGGGCAAGTATGTGATACTGTCAAGCGATTCGGACAGAACCTCGCTTTCAAAGAGGATTGGCTCCGGGGCAAGGGGCAGGGTCGGCAAAATTCTTGACGCAATCCGCCCCGAAAACATGGGGCTGATAGCCCGCACCGCCGCCCTTGACAAAGACTCCGGGCTGATTGAAAAAGAGGTCAAATCCCTGAAAGGCGTGTGGGACAACATAGTGCAACAGTCGCGTATTATGCCCGCCCCCTCCCTGCTTTACCGCGAGCCGCCGGTTTATTTAAGCGCGGTCAGAGACTTTGCGTCTCCCAATGACGAGATCATCGCCGATGACTGGGAAGTGCTTGCGGATATCAACCGCTACATTGACGAAAACTTCCCCGGCGAGAACGTGTCCATCGGATACCACTCCTCCGACTCTCCGCTCTTCAGGGATTTCGGAATGGAGCAGGAGATTGACGACCTTCTCAAGAGGAAAGTCCGCCTTAAATCCGGCGGAGACATGATAATAGAGGAGGCCGAGGGGCTCACCGTGATAGACGTGAACACGGGCGCGGGCACGGGCGGCGGCTTCGGGGCGCTTTTGAGAACCAACCTTGAGGCGGCGGCGGAGGCGGCGCGGCAGATTCGGCTCAGAAACCTTGTGGGCATAATTGTCATAGATTTCATAGACATGGGACACGCGGATATGAAGAAGATTTCCGGAGCGTTTGAGCAGGAGATGAAACGGGACAGGACAAGCCACACGATTTCGGAAATGTCGGAGTTTTGCGTTCTCCAGCTCACGCGCAAACGGTCAAGGGAAAGCGTGGCGAAAACGCTTTCCGAGCCGTGCGCCGTGTGCGAGGGGACGGGGCTGGTAAAATCAAAGGAGACGGTCTGCTACGAGATCATCAGGGATATGGAGCAGCACAACCTCATAGCGCGCGGCGGCGAGATACGGGTTCGCGCCCACAGGGATGTGATAGACACGATAAAATCCGTTGAGGCGGAACTGTTTGAAGGTTTTGAGCGCAAGGGCGTAAATGTGGTGTGCGAGGAGACGGACGGGGAGACGGGGGAGTTTTCGGTAACGGGAGAGTGGAAGATTTGA
- a CDS encoding SDR family oxidoreductase — protein MSGHRKAALVTGGAKRIGAGVCVRLAEMGYDIALHCFKSKSEARKTVSAVKERGVACEVIRADLSRPANAAKLVATAAEKLGGLSVLVNNASIFEKGGFGDITEKRLERDMAVNFKSPFFASQQFARGGRKGLIVNMLDARVTKNHTMHFSYNISKKCLYDFTLAAAKALGPAVRVNAVCLGPVLREASSSAADFKRLGAQTPLGKTGGVEHVCLAVEYLVNNQFVTGETLFVDGGQHL, from the coding sequence TTGTCCGGTCATAGAAAGGCGGCCCTTGTAACCGGCGGGGCAAAGCGCATAGGGGCCGGGGTGTGCGTCCGCCTTGCGGAGATGGGATACGACATCGCTCTGCACTGCTTCAAATCAAAGTCCGAGGCCCGCAAGACAGTCAGTGCCGTGAAAGAGAGGGGGGTTGCCTGCGAGGTCATTCGCGCCGACCTTTCCCGCCCGGCAAATGCGGCGAAACTGGTTGCCACAGCAGCGGAAAAGCTTGGCGGACTCTCAGTGCTTGTGAACAATGCGTCCATTTTTGAGAAGGGCGGTTTCGGCGACATAACTGAAAAGCGCCTTGAGCGCGACATGGCCGTCAATTTCAAGTCGCCCTTTTTCGCGTCTCAACAGTTCGCGCGGGGCGGGCGCAAGGGGCTTATAGTGAACATGCTTGACGCGCGCGTTACCAAGAACCACACCATGCATTTCTCATACAACATCAGCAAGAAGTGTCTTTATGATTTTACCTTGGCGGCGGCGAAGGCTCTGGGTCCTGCGGTCAGGGTCAATGCGGTCTGTCTCGGCCCGGTGCTCAGGGAGGCGTCTTCATCTGCGGCGGATTTCAAAAGACTGGGTGCGCAAACCCCGCTTGGAAAAACCGGAGGGGTTGAGCATGTTTGTCTTGCCGTTGAGTACCTTGTTAACAACCAGTTTGTGACGGGCGAAACACTTTTTGTTGACGGAGGGCAGCACCTTTGA